Proteins encoded within one genomic window of Elusimicrobiota bacterium:
- a CDS encoding PAS domain-containing protein, which produces MFEPIRPGLHQTPPDYLKSLLDSLNDGVLAVDKDRRIVLANLAVGPLLNRSLTEALGNPLWEVLRHWELGVLLDRTLLKGTAEKKELSFGPGPERLFEVRSAPIRSEENFSGALLTFHDITPLRRLENLRKEFVANVSHELKTPLTALRAALETLLEGAMEDPEHARDFLQTAQDQTERLQRLIEDLLNLARLEQPASSSPRSPCPLQEVVTRVFKAFQPLAKKNHVSLDLQLPEAPLFLSLEPDALTQILFNLLDNAIKFNRVDGQVSVRAKRDGGMGILEVEDTGVGISREDQPRIFERFYRTDKARTTDRGGTGLGLSIVKHLVENGGGTISVSSTSTQGSLFTVHFPLDRKHP; this is translated from the coding sequence GTGTTCGAACCCATCCGCCCCGGACTCCACCAAACGCCTCCCGACTATTTAAAAAGCCTGCTGGACTCGCTCAACGACGGGGTCCTCGCGGTGGATAAGGATCGACGCATTGTGTTGGCGAACCTCGCCGTGGGACCCCTTCTCAACCGCTCCTTGACGGAGGCCCTAGGGAACCCCCTGTGGGAGGTCCTCCGTCACTGGGAATTAGGCGTCCTTCTCGACCGAACCCTCTTGAAGGGAACCGCGGAAAAGAAAGAATTGTCCTTCGGCCCTGGACCGGAACGACTTTTTGAGGTTCGTTCGGCCCCGATCCGATCGGAAGAAAATTTCAGTGGGGCTCTTCTCACTTTCCACGACATCACTCCGCTCCGTCGATTGGAAAACCTCCGCAAGGAATTTGTCGCTAACGTCTCTCACGAATTAAAAACGCCCCTGACCGCTTTGCGTGCGGCCCTGGAAACATTGTTGGAGGGCGCGATGGAAGACCCTGAACACGCTCGCGATTTCCTTCAAACCGCCCAAGATCAAACAGAACGGCTCCAACGTTTAATCGAGGATCTCTTGAACCTCGCGCGGCTGGAACAACCGGCCAGCTCTTCCCCCCGATCCCCCTGTCCTTTGCAGGAGGTGGTGACTCGGGTTTTTAAAGCGTTCCAACCGCTCGCAAAGAAAAACCACGTCTCGCTTGATCTGCAACTTCCCGAAGCCCCCTTGTTTCTCTCTTTAGAGCCCGACGCCCTCACCCAAATTCTCTTTAATCTTTTGGACAACGCCATTAAATTTAACCGGGTCGATGGACAAGTTTCTGTTCGGGCGAAAAGAGATGGGGGGATGGGGATCCTTGAGGTGGAAGACACGGGGGTGGGGATATCCAGGGAAGACCAACCCCGAATCTTTGAACGATTTTATCGGACGGACAAAGCCCGCACCACAGACCGAGGCGGAACGGGACTGGGGCTTTCCATTGTGAAACACCTGGTTGAAAACGGCGGGGGAACCATATCGGTCTCCAGCACGTCAACCCAAGGAAGCCTTTTCACAGTTCACTTCCCACTCGATAGGAAACACCCCTAA
- a CDS encoding response regulator transcription factor, with amino-acid sequence MKSKILVVEDDAAIGKLLSYNLGREGYDPLLVKDGETAIAIFRRTKPRLVILDLMIPKVDGLEVCRLIRATDQNVPILMLTAKGSEVDKIVGLEMGADDYVTKPFSIREVLTRVKTLLRRTASDSVVTSKILTSGKLELDMDKYTLTLETKAVPLTGKEFELLKVLWSSHGKVISREAILERVWGIDRAADIDTRTVDQHVARLRSKLGVEKNRILTVKNVGYRFRSD; translated from the coding sequence ATGAAATCAAAGATTTTGGTTGTTGAGGACGACGCGGCCATTGGCAAGCTGTTGTCCTACAACTTAGGTCGCGAAGGCTACGACCCCCTCCTGGTGAAAGATGGCGAGACCGCCATCGCCATATTTCGACGCACGAAGCCCCGCCTGGTGATCCTCGACCTCATGATCCCTAAAGTGGACGGCCTGGAGGTCTGCCGTTTGATTCGAGCCACAGACCAAAACGTTCCCATCCTGATGCTGACGGCCAAAGGGAGCGAAGTGGACAAAATCGTCGGGCTGGAAATGGGGGCCGACGACTACGTTACGAAACCCTTTTCGATTCGAGAAGTGTTAACCCGCGTCAAAACCCTTCTGCGGCGAACAGCGTCAGATTCCGTGGTCACATCGAAAATCCTCACTTCAGGGAAACTCGAGCTGGATATGGACAAATACACTTTAACGCTTGAAACCAAAGCGGTCCCCCTGACCGGAAAAGAATTTGAACTCCTTAAAGTCCTCTGGTCCTCCCATGGAAAAGTTATTTCCCGTGAGGCGATACTCGAACGCGTCTGGGGGATAGACCGCGCCGCTGATATTGACACACGGACCGTCGATCAACATGTGGCCCGCCTCCGTTCAAAACTGGGGGTTGAAAAAAATCGGATCCTCACTGTAAAAAATGTGGGGTATCGCTTCCGGAGCGATTAA
- a CDS encoding response regulator encodes MTMGKIVVADDERDITFFVKRLLEMEGYTVWAANDGQGAIDLYQKEKPDLVILDVFMPIKDGVTVCSEIREADDRVLILMLTGQKKEDDKVTGLTAGADDYLTKPFGEKELLARVRSLFRRPNLG; translated from the coding sequence ATGACGATGGGAAAAATTGTCGTGGCCGATGACGAAAGGGACATCACGTTCTTTGTCAAGCGTTTGCTGGAAATGGAAGGCTACACGGTTTGGGCCGCAAACGACGGACAGGGCGCCATTGACCTCTACCAAAAGGAAAAACCGGATCTGGTGATCCTTGATGTTTTCATGCCGATTAAAGATGGGGTCACTGTCTGTAGCGAAATTCGCGAAGCCGATGACCGGGTGTTGATTTTAATGCTCACTGGGCAAAAAAAAGAAGACGACAAGGTCACGGGCCTGACCGCGGGCGCCGATGATTATCTCACCAAACCGTTCGGTGAAAAAGAGCTTCTGGCGCGCGTCCGATCCCTGTTCCGACGACCCAACCTGGGATAA
- the recR gene encoding recombination protein RecR encodes MTGVWDNLVCAILGLPGVGPKMAERIALHLLRKGEVADALQKSILEARTKMCRCPTCGDYMESAGAASPCPRCQDPQRETNLLCVVEESCDLAALERSRAFRGGYHVLGGVLSALDGVGPEELRIELLLNRVNENKMEEVILAMNPSVEGETTAAYLADLLKSAGVRVTRLAAGLPSGSAIQYADEHTLAQALSGRRAVN; translated from the coding sequence ATGACAGGCGTTTGGGATAACTTGGTGTGCGCGATTCTGGGGCTTCCCGGCGTCGGACCGAAAATGGCCGAACGAATCGCGCTGCATCTTCTTCGAAAAGGGGAGGTGGCCGACGCCCTTCAAAAAAGTATCCTAGAGGCACGTACGAAGATGTGTCGATGCCCCACCTGTGGGGATTACATGGAAAGCGCAGGGGCCGCAAGCCCTTGCCCTCGATGCCAAGATCCCCAGCGGGAGACGAACTTACTTTGCGTGGTGGAGGAATCCTGCGACCTAGCCGCCTTGGAACGCTCGCGCGCCTTTCGTGGGGGATACCACGTGCTGGGCGGGGTTCTTTCCGCGTTGGACGGGGTGGGTCCAGAAGAGCTTCGCATTGAGTTGCTCCTGAACCGCGTCAATGAAAACAAGATGGAAGAAGTCATTTTAGCCATGAACCCTTCGGTCGAAGGAGAAACGACGGCGGCCTACCTGGCCGACCTTTTAAAATCTGCCGGGGTCCGGGTGACGCGCCTGGCCGCGGGCCTCCCTTCGGGGAGCGCCATTCAATACGCTGACGAACACACACTTGCTCAGGCGCTCTCGGGCCGCCGCGCCGTGAACTGA
- the dnaX gene encoding DNA polymerase III subunit gamma/tau: MSYLVLARKYRPQSFDDLVGQEHVAKTLVNALASGRLAHAYVLSGPRGCGKTTTARILARALNCVKGPTPNPCGECPQCVEIANGSSTDDVLEIDGASNRGIDQIRELRETVKYAPARSRYRVIIIDEAHQISKDGFNALLKTLEEPPPHVVFMMATTESQKIPETILSRCQRFQLRSIHLTDIFDRLKSIVGSEKLNVEDAALHEVARSAHGSLRDALSLLDQVIAFSPQGAQVADVRNLLGLLPGEFVRHFTETLQSGETTRVLQAVQSAIEDGLDLSQLAEDLLDRRHRLLLWKAGVRDPRAPDGAELEQESAVLSSERVERDLAVLSRTVADMRRSESPRVTFELACLEIAQEAVSVTELVERLEILEKELRSGAPLLSSPPPPVRESRPTLSNSSPFVPVRQAPPATTDSTAPKPPPPDAVPILHVGPGEWGPDLVRSAWATMVNEIGHKKPSLETFLHLARWSALPGNILKLSFDQEFQKNQVVSQESLWLDSLRKKIPVSFVVQMAIEPPPERIRPALPKTEKPAAPPAAPPMEEEEAVVESDSDDDNASPGTSAVEGEEDPPESLASQDPGIRKILEKFPGRVRRVDNGK, encoded by the coding sequence ATGTCCTATCTTGTCCTCGCGCGAAAATACCGGCCCCAAAGTTTTGACGACTTGGTGGGCCAGGAACACGTGGCCAAAACATTGGTCAACGCCCTGGCCAGCGGTCGTTTGGCCCACGCGTATGTGCTCTCCGGCCCGCGCGGATGCGGAAAAACCACCACAGCCCGGATCCTGGCCCGGGCTCTTAATTGCGTAAAGGGCCCCACCCCCAACCCCTGCGGGGAGTGCCCCCAATGCGTGGAAATTGCCAACGGCAGTTCCACAGACGATGTGCTGGAAATTGATGGTGCCTCCAACCGGGGGATCGATCAAATTCGCGAACTCCGCGAAACCGTTAAATACGCCCCCGCACGATCCCGTTATCGGGTCATTATTATTGACGAAGCCCATCAGATCTCCAAAGACGGCTTCAACGCTCTTTTGAAAACCCTGGAAGAACCCCCTCCCCACGTGGTCTTCATGATGGCCACAACAGAATCTCAAAAAATACCGGAAACGATTCTTTCCCGCTGCCAACGGTTTCAATTGCGATCCATTCATTTGACCGATATATTCGACCGTCTTAAATCAATTGTTGGATCGGAAAAACTGAACGTGGAAGACGCGGCCCTGCACGAAGTGGCCCGTTCGGCCCATGGGTCCCTGCGGGACGCCCTGTCCCTTTTGGATCAGGTTATTGCTTTTTCCCCCCAGGGAGCCCAGGTGGCGGATGTCCGAAACCTGCTGGGGCTTTTGCCAGGGGAATTTGTACGACATTTCACAGAAACCCTTCAAAGCGGAGAAACCACACGGGTTCTCCAGGCCGTCCAATCGGCCATTGAAGATGGTCTGGATCTCTCCCAACTCGCGGAGGACCTGTTGGACCGTCGGCATCGACTCCTTTTATGGAAAGCCGGCGTGCGGGACCCTCGCGCGCCGGACGGCGCGGAATTGGAACAGGAGTCCGCGGTCCTTTCGTCAGAGCGGGTGGAACGGGACCTGGCGGTTCTGTCTCGGACAGTGGCCGATATGAGGCGGAGTGAATCCCCCCGCGTCACCTTTGAACTCGCGTGCCTGGAGATCGCCCAGGAAGCCGTGTCCGTGACCGAGCTGGTGGAACGTTTGGAAATTTTAGAAAAAGAGCTCCGGTCAGGGGCGCCCCTCCTTTCGTCCCCTCCCCCACCTGTGCGTGAATCTCGACCCACATTATCAAACAGTTCTCCCTTTGTCCCGGTCAGGCAGGCCCCCCCAGCCACGACGGACTCCACGGCTCCGAAACCACCGCCCCCTGACGCGGTCCCGATACTCCATGTCGGACCCGGAGAATGGGGCCCCGATTTGGTTCGGTCCGCCTGGGCAACAATGGTTAACGAGATCGGTCACAAAAAACCGTCCCTTGAAACATTTCTCCATTTGGCCCGTTGGTCCGCCTTGCCCGGAAATATTTTAAAACTTTCCTTCGATCAGGAATTTCAAAAAAATCAGGTGGTCTCCCAAGAATCCCTTTGGCTGGATTCTCTCCGAAAAAAGATCCCCGTGTCGTTTGTGGTGCAAATGGCGATCGAACCTCCCCCTGAAAGAATCCGTCCGGCCCTGCCAAAAACAGAGAAACCCGCCGCCCCCCCCGCCGCGCCCCCAATGGAAGAGGAGGAAGCGGTGGTGGAGAGCGATTCAGATGACGATAACGCTTCGCCTGGAACATCGGCAGTGGAGGGAGAAGAAGATCCTCCAGAATCCCTCGCCTCTCAAGATCCAGGAATACGAAAAATCTTAGAGAAGTTCCCGGGCCGTGTGCGCCGGGTGGACAACGGGAAGTAA
- a CDS encoding deoxyribodipyrimidine photo-lyase: MDPRRARKLNAEPLGPGPVLYWMSRDQRVAGNWALLRAQALALERKTPLAVVFTLAPDFLGAPLRAYDFMLKGLAQVEKRLMAAGISFHILFGPPPETLAAFAQKHKAGAIVTDFDPLRLKSLWKAAVADRIPVAFEEVDAHNIVPAWVASPKQEYGAYTLRPKINKLLSDFLTEFTPLQRHPFPWNGNVLPVNWDQTLLRLKPDPRVPAVSWATPGEAGGAKTLGLFLKNRLGFYNTRRNNPNEEGQSDLSPYLHFGQVSAQKVAWEVRRQAWDTDSGQDFLEELIVRRELSDNYCLYNKQYDAFEGFPQWAQKSLNLHRRDKRAYLYSRDIFEQAETHDPLWNATQREMTKRGKTHGYMRMYWCKKILEWSATPEEAQATAIYLNDRYELDGRDPNGYAGIAWSIGGVHDRAWFNRPVIGQVRWMTANGCKSKFDTEAYQKKVLSLKS; this comes from the coding sequence ATGGATCCTCGCCGAGCGAGAAAACTTAACGCGGAGCCCCTTGGACCGGGCCCCGTCCTCTACTGGATGAGCCGGGACCAACGGGTGGCCGGCAATTGGGCCCTCCTCCGCGCCCAAGCGTTAGCGCTGGAAAGAAAAACCCCCTTGGCCGTCGTTTTTACATTGGCCCCTGATTTTTTAGGCGCACCTCTTCGCGCTTATGACTTTATGCTGAAAGGATTGGCCCAAGTCGAGAAGCGACTGATGGCCGCGGGGATTTCCTTCCATATCCTTTTCGGCCCTCCTCCCGAAACCCTGGCCGCGTTCGCTCAAAAGCACAAGGCCGGGGCTATCGTCACGGATTTCGATCCCCTCCGTCTCAAATCCCTCTGGAAAGCCGCCGTCGCCGATCGGATTCCCGTTGCTTTCGAAGAAGTTGACGCCCACAATATTGTCCCGGCCTGGGTGGCTTCACCGAAACAGGAATACGGGGCTTACACCCTTCGGCCCAAAATCAATAAACTCCTTTCCGATTTCCTCACGGAATTCACCCCGCTCCAACGCCATCCCTTCCCTTGGAACGGGAACGTCTTACCCGTGAACTGGGATCAAACTCTCCTTCGTTTGAAACCCGACCCGCGGGTCCCAGCGGTTTCGTGGGCCACTCCCGGGGAAGCGGGCGGCGCAAAAACCCTTGGGCTGTTTCTCAAAAACCGCTTGGGCTTTTACAACACACGTCGCAACAACCCCAATGAGGAGGGACAGTCCGACCTTTCCCCCTACCTGCATTTCGGTCAGGTTTCGGCTCAAAAGGTCGCCTGGGAAGTTCGTCGACAAGCTTGGGACACAGACTCAGGCCAAGATTTCCTGGAGGAATTGATCGTTCGCCGGGAACTTTCAGACAATTATTGCCTCTACAACAAACAGTATGACGCGTTTGAAGGGTTCCCTCAGTGGGCCCAAAAAAGCCTCAACCTCCACCGCCGAGACAAACGGGCTTACCTTTACTCGCGGGACATATTTGAACAGGCCGAAACCCACGACCCCCTCTGGAATGCCACCCAAAGGGAAATGACGAAACGGGGGAAAACGCACGGCTACATGAGAATGTATTGGTGCAAAAAGATTTTGGAGTGGTCCGCCACCCCGGAGGAAGCCCAGGCCACGGCCATTTATTTAAACGACCGCTATGAACTAGATGGCCGGGACCCCAACGGCTATGCGGGAATCGCCTGGTCCATCGGGGGTGTTCACGACCGCGCGTGGTTCAACCGCCCCGTGATCGGCCAGGTTCGATGGATGACCGCTAACGGCTGTAAATCAAAGTTTGATACGGAAGCATACCAGAAAAAAGTTCTCTCTCTCAAGAGCTGA
- a CDS encoding DMT family protein: protein MSVFAKTIVLLVLSNLFMTAAWYAHLKNLGHRTWFFAATVSWGIAFFEYCLQVPANRIGYTVFSLPQLKILQEVISLAVFVPFAVFYMDQPIKLNYLWAALCVLGAVYFIFRA, encoded by the coding sequence GTGTCCGTTTTCGCTAAAACCATCGTTCTTCTTGTTTTGTCCAATTTGTTTATGACCGCGGCCTGGTATGCCCATTTAAAAAACCTGGGGCATCGGACATGGTTTTTCGCCGCGACGGTCAGTTGGGGGATTGCCTTTTTTGAATATTGTCTTCAAGTTCCCGCCAACCGGATCGGATACACAGTGTTCAGTCTTCCCCAACTTAAAATCCTCCAAGAGGTCATTTCGCTGGCCGTTTTTGTTCCGTTCGCTGTTTTTTACATGGATCAACCCATCAAATTAAATTACCTCTGGGCCGCGCTTTGCGTTCTCGGCGCCGTCTATTTCATCTTTCGCGCCTGA
- a CDS encoding LysR family transcriptional regulator, whose translation MVRLGSFSRSAEVHRVTQSSASQAVHSLEMDLGVSLIDRSRRPWRLTDSGKTFYAGCRDLVENYEGLVGRVRRFSGTAEIWVAAIYSAGLRHLQEFVDGFVKSHPGVRVHMDYLHPDRVLEAVKEGAVDLGLVSFPRAGRDLEVFSWREEPMVLVCPASHPWAKEKSMDPARLDGQPFVAFDRGLVIRREVDRYLKKSHAGVHVALEFDNIEAIKQAVEIGSGLSILPEPTLDREVRGGTLAFVPLKGRRFLRPLGIVRRRGHTAPMQEEFIRCLRENERQTSKVKVIR comes from the coding sequence GTGGTCCGGCTGGGGAGTTTTTCTCGGTCCGCTGAAGTTCACCGCGTTACGCAATCTTCCGCCAGCCAAGCCGTTCATAGTTTGGAAATGGATCTGGGCGTTTCTCTCATCGATCGGTCGCGGCGCCCCTGGCGATTAACCGATTCAGGAAAGACCTTTTACGCGGGGTGCCGGGACCTGGTGGAAAATTACGAGGGGCTGGTGGGGCGGGTTCGCCGTTTCTCCGGGACAGCGGAAATTTGGGTGGCGGCCATCTATTCGGCGGGGTTGCGCCACCTCCAAGAATTTGTGGACGGTTTTGTAAAGAGTCATCCCGGGGTACGGGTTCACATGGACTATCTTCATCCCGACCGGGTTTTGGAGGCGGTGAAAGAGGGGGCTGTGGATTTGGGGCTTGTTTCTTTTCCGCGAGCGGGCCGGGATTTGGAAGTTTTCTCGTGGCGGGAGGAGCCGATGGTTCTGGTGTGCCCGGCCTCCCACCCGTGGGCCAAAGAAAAATCAATGGATCCCGCCCGGTTGGACGGCCAACCTTTTGTGGCTTTTGATCGGGGGCTTGTCATCCGCCGGGAAGTGGACCGGTATTTAAAAAAAAGTCACGCGGGGGTCCATGTGGCCTTAGAATTCGATAATATAGAGGCCATTAAGCAGGCTGTGGAGATCGGGTCTGGTCTATCGATTTTACCCGAACCCACACTGGACCGGGAAGTCCGGGGGGGGACATTGGCTTTTGTTCCGCTCAAAGGCCGGCGGTTTCTCCGTCCGCTGGGAATTGTGCGGCGGCGCGGGCACACGGCGCCTATGCAGGAAGAATTTATTCGCTGTCTTCGTGAAAACGAACGGCAGACGTCCAAGGTGAAGGTGATACGGTGA